A window of Rhizobium acidisoli contains these coding sequences:
- a CDS encoding HlyD family type I secretion periplasmic adaptor subunit, which yields MKSASAQAVRYAGLPLRPQKRSDHEFLAPAIEILETPASPVRLALILIICAFVTTALIWSYIGHIDIIAAAQGKIQPTGRVKVVQPLLTGKVKALPPPNGARVERGDILLELDPTDAIADETDAVKGLASVSAEVRRRKTAVDYVRSQEMNQTLPTISWDASVPDELRRREEGILRGDLEQRQAAVASLDAQKHQKEVERDRLTVTVAAQNSLVETLKERVTMRNMLASKEAGTMASVIDATQTLKEQATQLAMQEGQLADAAAGIEVFTREKDKVTRTFLSDQLVRLGDAERRVEELEQRLAKARNFREQMTLRSPIDGTVQASSITSVGQVVTVGQDVMRVVPEGSTLELEVYALNKDIGFIKVGQEAVVKLEAFPFTRYGTIAAHVTKIAADAIPEPDAARREGDPATRQAQAPFGGAERMQNLVFPVTLSLEVDQISADGRDVKLSAGMAAIAEVRTGERRILEYVFSPLVEVAEEALHER from the coding sequence ATGAAAAGCGCGTCTGCCCAAGCTGTTCGATATGCCGGCCTTCCGCTGCGCCCGCAAAAGCGATCCGATCATGAGTTTCTGGCGCCGGCAATCGAAATCCTGGAGACGCCCGCTTCGCCGGTGCGCTTGGCCTTGATCTTGATTATTTGCGCCTTCGTCACAACAGCTTTAATCTGGTCCTATATCGGTCACATCGACATCATCGCGGCCGCGCAAGGCAAGATTCAGCCGACCGGCCGGGTCAAGGTTGTTCAGCCATTGCTAACAGGGAAGGTGAAGGCGCTTCCGCCGCCAAATGGCGCGCGCGTCGAAAGGGGCGATATCCTCCTTGAGCTTGATCCGACGGATGCCATTGCCGATGAGACGGATGCGGTAAAGGGCCTGGCGTCCGTCAGCGCCGAGGTCCGGCGCCGAAAAACTGCTGTGGACTATGTTCGTTCACAGGAGATGAACCAGACGCTGCCAACGATCTCATGGGATGCAAGCGTGCCCGATGAATTGCGCCGCCGTGAAGAGGGCATCCTCCGGGGCGATCTTGAACAGCGCCAGGCTGCAGTTGCCTCGCTTGATGCTCAGAAGCACCAGAAGGAGGTGGAGCGCGACCGCCTGACGGTGACGGTCGCCGCGCAGAACTCTCTGGTGGAAACTCTGAAAGAGCGAGTGACGATGCGCAATATGCTGGCTTCGAAAGAGGCCGGAACGATGGCGAGCGTGATCGATGCGACCCAAACCTTGAAGGAGCAGGCGACGCAGCTTGCCATGCAGGAGGGCCAGCTCGCAGATGCCGCAGCGGGCATCGAGGTCTTTACGAGGGAAAAAGACAAGGTCACACGGACGTTCCTGAGCGATCAGCTCGTTCGGCTCGGCGATGCGGAACGTCGGGTCGAAGAGCTGGAGCAGCGGCTGGCGAAAGCGAGAAATTTTCGTGAGCAGATGACATTGCGCAGTCCGATAGACGGCACGGTGCAAGCGTCCTCGATTACCAGCGTCGGTCAAGTGGTGACGGTCGGGCAGGACGTTATGCGTGTCGTTCCCGAGGGTAGTACGCTGGAGCTCGAAGTTTACGCTCTAAACAAGGACATCGGCTTCATCAAGGTCGGGCAAGAGGCTGTCGTAAAGCTCGAAGCTTTTCCCTTTACCCGCTACGGAACGATCGCGGCCCACGTCACCAAAATCGCGGCAGATGCGATCCCCGAACCCGATGCCGCACGCCGTGAAGGCGATCCTGCGACAAGACAGGCGCAGGCACCATTCGGCGGCGCCGAGAGGATGCAGAACCTCGTTTTTCCAGTCACTTTGAGTCTGGAGGTCGATCAGATTTCAGCAGATGGCCGTGACGTCAAGTTAAGTGCGGGCATGGCAGCAATCGCGGAGGTTCGAACGGGCGAGCGCAGAATTCTGGAATACGTTTTCTCGCCTTTGGTCGAAGTCGCGGAGGAAGCGCTTCACGAGCGTTAA